A single window of Thiomicrorhabdus immobilis DNA harbors:
- the murD gene encoding UDP-N-acetylmuramoyl-L-alanine--D-glutamate ligase, with translation MYLVAGLGVTGQSVLRYFKAQGEPCLAFDTRADFDVTALQQEYPDVEFALGEVPLKWLKKFETIILSPGIAKSEPWVSALEKLGKQTIGDIELFARAVGAPVIAITGSNGKSTVTTITGLALAEAGYNVGVGGNIGEPALDLLLDDNEYDVYVLELSSFQLETTYSLTTASSTVLNVSEDHMDRYVGIEDYIQAKTKVFADTELAVIPFDLSEQGLIHHGDVVRFCASEGFVQSDKDYGIIEHNNQAWLGHGQNPQVPLESMRLKGLHHQLNALAMLALCRPFNVENRHFETVLSQFTGLPHRTELVVVHEDVTWINDSKGTNVGATQTALESIGKETLGKLILIAGGVGKDADFSGLKAPVEQFCKKVVLFGRDQDLIAEALQSNQSSAIDLSKVEDLATAVAIALENSQPQDCVLFSPACASFDQFANYVQRGEIFVELVHQACASFDAALIPKDDSTEQPGQVG, from the coding sequence ATGTATTTAGTTGCGGGTCTAGGTGTTACCGGGCAGTCGGTATTACGTTACTTCAAAGCACAAGGGGAACCTTGTTTGGCATTTGATACCAGAGCGGATTTTGACGTTACGGCGCTACAGCAAGAATATCCTGATGTTGAGTTCGCTTTGGGTGAAGTGCCGCTTAAATGGCTAAAAAAATTCGAAACCATCATTCTAAGTCCAGGCATCGCCAAGTCCGAACCTTGGGTTAGCGCTCTTGAGAAGCTCGGTAAACAAACCATTGGAGATATTGAACTGTTTGCCCGTGCTGTCGGTGCACCGGTGATTGCGATTACCGGTTCAAATGGTAAAAGCACCGTCACCACCATTACCGGATTGGCCCTTGCCGAAGCGGGATACAATGTGGGTGTGGGGGGCAATATCGGCGAGCCCGCATTGGACTTGTTGTTGGATGACAACGAATATGATGTGTACGTCTTAGAACTCTCCAGTTTTCAGTTGGAAACCACTTACTCGTTAACAACCGCCTCTTCCACCGTGTTGAACGTTTCCGAAGACCATATGGATCGTTATGTCGGGATAGAAGACTATATCCAAGCCAAGACCAAGGTTTTTGCCGATACGGAATTGGCGGTAATCCCTTTCGATTTAAGTGAGCAGGGCTTGATTCACCATGGTGATGTAGTGCGTTTCTGCGCTTCAGAGGGGTTTGTTCAATCAGATAAAGATTACGGTATCATCGAACATAATAACCAGGCCTGGTTAGGTCATGGCCAAAACCCGCAGGTGCCGCTGGAATCGATGCGATTGAAAGGTTTGCATCATCAGTTAAATGCTTTGGCGATGTTGGCTCTATGTCGTCCATTCAATGTGGAAAATAGACATTTTGAAACCGTTTTAAGTCAGTTTACGGGGTTGCCACACCGTACCGAATTAGTGGTTGTCCATGAAGATGTCACTTGGATTAACGATTCAAAAGGCACTAATGTGGGCGCGACTCAAACGGCCTTAGAGAGTATTGGTAAAGAGACACTGGGTAAGTTGATTTTGATTGCCGGTGGGGTGGGTAAAGACGCCGACTTTTCAGGCTTGAAAGCTCCTGTTGAACAGTTTTGTAAAAAAGTGGTTTTGTTTGGTCGTGATCAAGACCTCATCGCCGAGGCGCTTCAGTCAAACCAAAGTTCAGCAATCGACTTGAGCAAAGTTGAAGACTTGGCCACCGCCGTGGCCATTGCCTTGGAAAATTCGCAACCACAAGATTGTGTCTTGTTTTCACCCGCTTGCGCCAGTTTTGACCAGTTCGCAAACTATGTGCAACGTGGCGAGATTTTTGTTGAACTGGTTCATCAAGCCTGCGCCAGTTTTGATGCGGCTTTAATCCCAAAAGACGATTCAACAGAGCAACCAGGCCAGGTAGGTTAA
- the mraY gene encoding phospho-N-acetylmuramoyl-pentapeptide-transferase, which yields MLIYLTEYLQQYISGFGVFSYITMRAIMSVLTALILSFLVGPAMIRWLTRLKVGQSIRQDGPQTHLIKAGTPTMGGTMILFAVAMAVILWGDLTNHYLLIITLSMLGFGVIGFIDDYKKVVFKDPNGMRARTKYLWQSIIGFATAYALFAMATVPAESELLIPYMKDTVIHLGAWTVVLSYFVIVGTSNAVNLTDGLDGLAIMPTVMISGALGVFAYLSGHVYFSDYLNIPYIPGVGELTILAAALVGAGLGFLWFNAHPAQVFMGDVGSLAIGATLGGMAVAVKQELVLFIMGGIFVAETISVILQVGSYKLRGKRIFLMAPLHHHYEQKGWHESQVIVRFWVITIILVLIGLASLKLR from the coding sequence ATGCTCATTTATTTAACAGAATATCTTCAACAATATATCTCAGGTTTTGGTGTGTTCAGTTACATCACCATGCGTGCCATTATGAGTGTATTGACGGCACTGATTCTGTCGTTCCTGGTCGGTCCGGCGATGATTCGTTGGTTGACCCGTTTGAAAGTCGGGCAATCCATCCGTCAAGATGGGCCGCAAACCCACCTGATTAAAGCCGGCACGCCAACCATGGGTGGTACCATGATTCTGTTTGCAGTTGCGATGGCGGTGATTTTGTGGGGGGATTTAACCAACCATTATTTATTGATCATCACCTTATCCATGCTTGGTTTTGGGGTGATCGGCTTTATCGATGATTACAAAAAAGTGGTTTTCAAAGATCCGAATGGTATGCGTGCACGCACTAAATATCTATGGCAATCCATAATCGGTTTTGCGACGGCTTATGCCTTGTTTGCAATGGCGACGGTTCCCGCTGAATCCGAATTGTTGATTCCTTATATGAAAGACACCGTCATTCATTTAGGCGCTTGGACGGTGGTGTTGAGCTATTTTGTGATTGTCGGAACCTCTAATGCGGTCAATTTAACGGATGGTTTGGACGGATTGGCGATTATGCCGACTGTCATGATTTCCGGTGCATTAGGGGTGTTTGCCTATCTTTCTGGACATGTGTATTTTTCGGATTACTTAAATATCCCTTACATTCCAGGAGTGGGTGAGTTAACCATTTTAGCTGCAGCCTTGGTTGGTGCCGGTTTAGGCTTTTTATGGTTTAACGCCCATCCCGCCCAAGTATTCATGGGGGATGTGGGGTCTTTGGCGATTGGTGCAACCCTTGGCGGTATGGCGGTTGCGGTTAAGCAGGAATTGGTTCTCTTCATTATGGGAGGAATCTTTGTGGCCGAAACCATTTCGGTGATTTTGCAGGTGGGTTCCTATAAATTACGCGGCAAGCGAATTTTCTTGATGGCTCCCTTACATCATCACTATGAGCAAAAGGGCTGGCATGAGTCACAAGTCATTGTGCGTTTTTGGGTGATTACCATTATTTTAGTATTAATCGGTTTAGCGAGCTTAAAGCTTCGATAA
- the ftsW gene encoding putative lipid II flippase FtsW, producing MFAKLQELQQQSKSWPMDFWLLGLVVLLAVIGLTMVASASVAISQMRFGNPDHYFLRQLMSMGLGAIAAYIFFQVPLAYWENHRGKIFLFALFLLVAVLVVGREINGSKRWLPLVIMNFQPSEFMKLAIVIFMAGYLDKHSNAVREDFSAVIRLALPFGIMAILLLMEPDYGSTFVIAVIITGMLLIAGAPWRYFVLTVLPMVTILVALVVTSKYRMARVSNFLDPWQDPFGAGYQLTQALIASGSGEWFGSGLGASVQKLLYLPDAHTDFLFSIYGEEFGFVGVIFLIAIYLGVLYRLFRIGRKAISVNHFFGGMIAYGIGIWIILQAGINMGVNLGAFPTKGLTLPFMSYGGSSVLLLSIALAVVFRVDYESRFYPREAKEEPVDDSSEENDSKEKKSKSRAGKKEMSARARKPVSSLKTPRRINPSRGVSGS from the coding sequence GTGTTTGCCAAACTTCAGGAACTTCAACAACAAAGCAAAAGCTGGCCAATGGATTTTTGGTTGTTGGGTTTGGTTGTGTTGCTTGCGGTAATTGGTTTAACCATGGTGGCTTCTGCTTCGGTTGCGATTAGCCAAATGCGTTTTGGGAATCCTGACCATTACTTCCTTCGTCAGTTGATGTCGATGGGCTTGGGTGCGATTGCCGCCTATATCTTCTTTCAAGTCCCTCTTGCCTATTGGGAGAACCACCGTGGTAAAATCTTCCTGTTCGCGCTGTTCTTATTGGTAGCGGTACTGGTGGTTGGTCGTGAAATCAACGGTAGTAAACGTTGGTTGCCATTGGTCATTATGAATTTTCAACCCTCTGAGTTTATGAAGCTGGCGATTGTTATCTTTATGGCAGGCTATTTAGACAAACACTCCAATGCGGTTAGAGAGGATTTCAGTGCGGTCATTCGTTTAGCTTTGCCCTTTGGGATTATGGCGATCCTGTTATTGATGGAGCCGGATTACGGCAGTACCTTTGTTATCGCGGTGATCATTACCGGCATGCTGTTGATTGCCGGGGCTCCTTGGCGTTACTTTGTGTTAACGGTATTGCCCATGGTAACGATTCTGGTCGCGCTTGTTGTCACTTCAAAATACCGAATGGCTCGAGTGAGTAACTTCCTAGACCCTTGGCAAGACCCTTTTGGTGCTGGTTATCAGTTGACCCAAGCATTAATCGCCTCGGGAAGCGGCGAGTGGTTTGGTTCGGGTTTGGGAGCCAGTGTGCAAAAGCTGCTCTACCTGCCTGATGCCCATACCGACTTTTTATTCTCAATCTATGGCGAAGAATTCGGTTTTGTCGGGGTGATTTTCCTCATCGCTATCTACTTGGGTGTCTTGTATCGTCTGTTCCGAATAGGCAGAAAGGCGATTAGCGTCAATCATTTTTTTGGCGGGATGATTGCCTATGGAATTGGTATCTGGATCATTCTGCAAGCGGGGATTAATATGGGGGTCAATCTTGGGGCTTTCCCGACCAAGGGTTTAACCTTACCCTTTATGAGTTACGGTGGCAGTAGTGTGCTGTTGCTGAGCATTGCTTTGGCGGTGGTGTTTAGAGTGGATTATGAAAGCCGTTTCTATCCAAGGGAGGCGAAAGAAGAGCCTGTCGATGATAGTTCTGAAGAGAATGATTCCAAAGAGAAAAAATCAAAATCGAGAGCGGGTAAAAAAGAGATGTCAGCTCGTGCAAGAAAACCGGTTTCAAGCCTCAAGACACCACGCAGAATCAATCCAAGTAGAGGCGTTTCTGGTAGTTGA
- the murG gene encoding undecaprenyldiphospho-muramoylpentapeptide beta-N-acetylglucosaminyltransferase, translating into MKKSKKVLIMAGGTGGHVFPGIALAEALKQQNVEVFWLGTQGGMEATWVNNAAIPLHNISIKGLRGNGLKGWLMAPFNILKARAQAKKIMQQIQPDLVLGMGGFVCGPGGLAAKSLGIPLVLHEQNAIPGLTNKLLAPFADLVIAAFPQNKITGKNVLTIGNPVRQGLEDIEQVENTQPCHLLVLGGSRGALALNETLPKALALMDESIRPVVKHQTGEKTLAQAEQAYKQSGVQAEVVPFIDNMLLAYASADMLLCRSGALTISELMASARPAIMVPYPHAVDDHQTANAQALVDLDGGEIIQQADLTPERLAAALTDWCENPDKRVKASLSIRIQAKTQAKEKIVTELMAIMNR; encoded by the coding sequence ATGAAAAAGTCCAAAAAAGTTTTAATCATGGCGGGCGGAACAGGGGGACATGTGTTTCCTGGTATTGCTTTAGCAGAAGCCTTAAAACAACAAAATGTAGAGGTTTTTTGGTTAGGAACCCAAGGTGGAATGGAAGCGACATGGGTCAATAATGCCGCTATTCCATTACATAATATCTCTATCAAGGGGTTACGTGGTAATGGGTTGAAAGGCTGGTTAATGGCGCCTTTCAATATTCTCAAAGCACGTGCACAAGCCAAAAAAATCATGCAGCAGATTCAGCCGGATCTGGTGTTGGGAATGGGGGGCTTTGTTTGCGGCCCAGGTGGTTTGGCGGCGAAATCCTTAGGCATTCCTCTTGTGTTGCACGAGCAAAACGCCATTCCAGGATTAACCAATAAATTATTGGCGCCATTCGCCGATTTGGTGATTGCAGCGTTTCCCCAGAATAAAATCACAGGAAAAAATGTGTTGACCATCGGCAACCCGGTGCGTCAGGGGTTGGAAGATATTGAGCAGGTCGAAAACACCCAGCCTTGTCATTTATTGGTGCTTGGTGGTAGCAGGGGAGCTTTGGCACTGAATGAAACTTTACCCAAAGCTTTGGCGTTGATGGATGAGTCGATCCGCCCAGTGGTTAAACATCAAACCGGTGAAAAAACCTTGGCTCAGGCAGAGCAAGCTTATAAGCAATCGGGGGTTCAGGCTGAAGTCGTGCCGTTTATTGATAATATGCTATTAGCGTACGCCAGTGCAGATATGCTGTTATGCCGTTCAGGTGCCTTGACAATCAGTGAACTGATGGCCAGTGCGCGACCTGCCATTATGGTGCCTTACCCGCATGCGGTTGACGACCATCAAACTGCGAATGCTCAGGCTTTGGTCGATCTAGATGGTGGTGAAATCATTCAACAGGCCGACTTAACTCCAGAAAGGCTGGCCGCGGCTTTGACTGACTGGTGTGAAAACCCGGATAAACGTGTCAAAGCATCGTTGAGTATTCGTATACAAGCAAAAACTCAAGCCAAAGAGAAGATTGTTACCGAACTTATGGCAATCATGAACCGTTAG
- a CDS encoding peptidoglycan D,D-transpeptidase FtsI family protein encodes MFKIKRDSVVFALIFLGFVAIGVRAFYVQVVKTDFLQSEGDKRQIRTIEIPAPRGEIYDRNGDLLALSTPMVAVWVDPKTIITHETNYHKFLQILGLTDSQLNELAKQNRYKKLSFIRQLNDKKTVEKIAELELPGTYSKYVELSYDNGNHHIEVNKLLPSIWVDIAVINRYRYTPSRLATALGMERKALVNKIYKYPKRHFLYLKRGLVPDIGTKIDAMRLTGVYTQDEYRRYFPSGESSANLIGFTNIDDQGQEGIELAYDEWLKGVPGKKQVVKDRAGHVVDFVKDIKAAKPGKSMTLSIDQNIQYFTYRALKKVMIEHQARGASSVVLDAKTGEILAMVSLPGFNPNDPAQRRGKGIKNRVVTDLIEPGSTMKPFIIAKALDDGLIDEDTIIDTSPGWIRIQGNRLTDTHNHGKITPLQVIQKSSNVGASKIALKMKADVQREFWAEIGVGQESGLFLPGEAMGYLKPAHDWEDIDQASASFGYGFSTNLLTLAHGYLLFANQGKILPLSLIKLNEVPEGKQLIKPETADKVLKMMETVVAKGGTAPKAQIPGYRVAGKTGTVHKTNSRGGYEENTYYSLFAGVVPVSNPNMVMIVVVDEPSRGVYYGGSVGAPAFKEVMQEALRLRNVAPDQLETEKQGNR; translated from the coding sequence ATGTTCAAGATTAAACGTGATTCTGTTGTTTTTGCACTGATTTTTTTAGGTTTTGTCGCGATTGGTGTGCGGGCGTTTTATGTCCAGGTGGTTAAAACCGATTTTCTGCAATCAGAGGGTGATAAACGTCAAATACGCACCATAGAAATCCCCGCCCCTAGAGGAGAGATTTATGACCGTAATGGCGATTTATTGGCGTTAAGCACACCGATGGTTGCGGTCTGGGTCGACCCTAAGACCATCATTACCCACGAAACCAATTATCATAAGTTCTTGCAAATTTTGGGGTTGACCGATTCACAGCTCAATGAATTGGCAAAACAGAATCGCTACAAAAAACTCAGTTTCATTCGTCAGTTAAACGATAAAAAAACGGTTGAAAAGATCGCTGAACTGGAATTACCGGGGACTTATAGCAAATACGTTGAACTCAGTTATGATAATGGCAATCACCATATTGAAGTCAATAAATTGTTGCCTTCAATTTGGGTGGATATAGCGGTGATCAACCGTTATCGCTACACTCCATCACGTTTGGCTACAGCTTTAGGGATGGAACGTAAAGCGCTGGTAAACAAAATCTATAAATACCCTAAAAGACACTTCTTGTACCTGAAAAGGGGGTTGGTTCCCGATATAGGCACTAAGATCGATGCGATGCGATTAACCGGAGTGTATACACAAGATGAATATCGTCGCTATTTCCCGTCGGGAGAGAGTAGTGCCAATTTAATCGGTTTTACCAATATCGATGATCAAGGGCAAGAGGGGATTGAGCTTGCCTATGATGAATGGTTAAAAGGAGTTCCTGGTAAAAAGCAGGTGGTTAAAGACCGTGCAGGCCATGTGGTGGATTTTGTAAAAGATATCAAAGCCGCCAAACCCGGTAAATCCATGACCTTAAGTATTGATCAAAATATCCAATATTTCACCTACCGTGCCCTTAAGAAGGTGATGATTGAACATCAGGCACGTGGTGCTAGCAGTGTGGTGTTGGATGCGAAAACCGGTGAGATTTTGGCCATGGTGAGTTTGCCAGGCTTCAACCCTAATGATCCTGCGCAAAGACGCGGTAAAGGGATCAAGAACCGAGTGGTCACCGATTTGATTGAACCGGGTTCGACCATGAAGCCGTTTATTATTGCCAAGGCGTTAGATGACGGTTTGATCGATGAAGATACCATCATTGATACATCACCAGGTTGGATTCGTATTCAGGGAAATCGCCTTACCGATACCCATAATCACGGTAAGATTACCCCGTTACAAGTCATTCAGAAATCGAGTAACGTCGGCGCATCAAAAATCGCTTTGAAAATGAAAGCGGATGTGCAACGGGAGTTTTGGGCAGAGATTGGTGTTGGTCAAGAGAGCGGCTTGTTTTTACCCGGTGAAGCCATGGGTTACTTGAAACCAGCACATGACTGGGAGGATATTGACCAAGCATCGGCATCTTTTGGTTATGGTTTCAGCACCAATCTATTGACCTTGGCGCATGGCTATCTATTGTTTGCCAATCAAGGGAAGATATTGCCATTAAGTCTGATAAAGTTGAATGAAGTCCCAGAGGGAAAGCAGCTGATCAAGCCTGAAACGGCCGACAAGGTTTTGAAGATGATGGAAACGGTGGTTGCTAAAGGCGGTACTGCACCTAAGGCGCAAATCCCTGGTTATCGAGTGGCCGGTAAAACCGGTACGGTGCATAAGACCAATAGTCGCGGTGGTTATGAAGAGAACACCTATTACTCTTTGTTTGCCGGTGTCGTGCCGGTCTCAAATCCAAATATGGTGATGATCGTTGTGGTTGACGAACCTAGTCGTGGGGTTTATTACGGCGGTTCAGTCGGTGCTCCGGCATTTAAGGAGGTAATGCAAGAAGCGTTACGTTTGAGGAATGTCGCACCTGACCAATTGGAAACGGAAAAACAGGGTAATCGATGA
- the ftsL gene encoding cell division protein FtsL, with protein sequence MHNRFPEPTHLNAFKWRGFFLFLLVTLVCASLLAIVHVQHQIRNVESQYYQSLKQALVAKEQWGRLMLEKKHLTSPIMVEQVAKKKLDMTLDKAHFFNVYIHEINLDPQDPTNLTQDNEHVQD encoded by the coding sequence ATGCATAATCGGTTCCCAGAACCCACCCACTTAAATGCGTTTAAGTGGCGTGGGTTTTTTCTATTTCTTTTAGTCACTCTTGTCTGTGCAAGTTTGCTGGCTATCGTTCACGTACAACATCAAATCCGTAATGTAGAATCTCAGTATTACCAGTCTTTGAAACAGGCTTTGGTCGCCAAGGAGCAGTGGGGACGCCTGATGCTTGAAAAGAAGCATCTAACTTCACCAATCATGGTTGAACAAGTCGCCAAGAAAAAGCTCGACATGACTTTAGACAAAGCACATTTCTTCAATGTGTATATCCATGAAATCAACCTAGATCCACAAGACCCTACTAATTTGACGCAGGATAATGAACATGTTCAAGATTAA
- a CDS encoding UDP-N-acetylmuramoyl-L-alanyl-D-glutamate--2,6-diaminopimelate ligase: MMAWQDSGKHHSKTLVEIEIFIRTQIQDTAAVTFDTVLLRGASFESPRYNDVNVHDLSLDSRKIAEKDVFIALQGEQQHGLNFLESVLKKRPGLVISDRALTSSELALCAENASGASKTPVWVVSNIKDFLGEFAAWFYDQPSRKLKVVGITGTNGKTSSAFFTAQLLQNLGQKVALMGTLGNGPIDDLQKSANTTPDSVSVHRLLHEFACKGMQWVVMEVSSHALCLGRIQGVEFQTVALTQVTRDHMDFHGTLEAYSEAKAKLFTEYPSKNQVLNLADSLGLEICKKAVAKPKSQEIWCYQADTNQKYLASESLANLKVQSMRLNAQGIVFTAEIANQSTHTMLATEQVNLALMGVFNLENVFCALSILLVNGVDWSQLKMHLAKIESVSGRMQVLANSPTIILDFAHTPDALEQVLKAVKAHLADGQGRLKVVFGCGGNRDQGKRPLMGAIAEQYADSVMLTSDNPRDEEPQSIIDDIVKGLSQPEAIQIELDRKQAIATVLQQSVQHDIVVIAGKGHEDYQEVKGVRTPFSDASVVEQWLTLAKNR; encoded by the coding sequence ATGATGGCTTGGCAAGATAGCGGTAAACATCACAGCAAGACATTGGTTGAAATAGAGATCTTTATTCGCACGCAGATACAAGACACGGCAGCAGTTACATTTGACACGGTGTTGCTGAGAGGGGCTAGTTTTGAAAGCCCTCGCTATAATGATGTGAATGTGCATGATTTATCGCTGGATTCACGAAAAATTGCAGAAAAAGACGTGTTCATAGCTTTGCAGGGTGAACAGCAACATGGTTTGAATTTTTTAGAATCGGTTTTAAAAAAACGGCCAGGCCTGGTCATCAGCGATAGGGCGTTGACTTCAAGTGAACTTGCATTATGTGCTGAAAACGCCAGCGGTGCGAGCAAAACCCCAGTTTGGGTAGTTTCTAATATTAAGGATTTTTTAGGTGAGTTTGCTGCTTGGTTTTACGACCAGCCGAGCCGGAAATTGAAAGTAGTGGGGATTACCGGCACCAACGGTAAAACCTCAAGCGCTTTTTTTACCGCTCAGTTGTTGCAAAATTTAGGGCAAAAAGTCGCTTTGATGGGGACCTTGGGTAATGGGCCAATCGATGATTTACAAAAATCGGCAAATACCACGCCCGATAGTGTCTCGGTCCATCGTTTACTGCATGAGTTTGCCTGTAAAGGGATGCAGTGGGTGGTGATGGAGGTATCCTCCCATGCATTGTGTTTGGGGCGTATCCAGGGGGTGGAATTTCAAACCGTCGCCCTGACCCAGGTCACGCGAGACCATATGGATTTCCACGGTACGCTTGAGGCCTATTCTGAGGCCAAAGCGAAATTGTTTACTGAATACCCATCGAAAAACCAGGTTTTGAACCTGGCGGATAGCCTGGGGCTAGAAATCTGTAAAAAGGCAGTCGCTAAGCCGAAAAGCCAAGAGATATGGTGTTATCAAGCCGATACCAACCAAAAATATTTAGCATCGGAGTCACTGGCCAATTTGAAAGTGCAATCGATGCGATTGAATGCACAAGGCATTGTTTTTACCGCGGAAATCGCCAACCAGTCAACCCACACTATGCTGGCAACCGAGCAGGTCAATTTAGCGTTGATGGGGGTGTTCAACCTTGAAAATGTATTTTGTGCCTTGTCGATTCTATTGGTCAACGGGGTTGATTGGTCACAATTAAAAATGCATTTGGCTAAAATTGAATCGGTTTCCGGCCGAATGCAGGTTTTGGCCAATTCGCCTACCATTATCCTTGATTTTGCTCATACCCCCGATGCACTTGAGCAGGTGCTTAAAGCGGTTAAGGCTCATTTAGCAGATGGACAAGGTCGCTTAAAAGTGGTGTTCGGTTGCGGTGGTAATCGTGATCAAGGTAAGCGTCCGCTTATGGGGGCTATTGCTGAACAGTATGCGGATAGTGTGATGTTGACCAGTGATAATCCTCGAGATGAAGAGCCTCAGTCGATTATCGATGACATCGTAAAAGGTTTGAGCCAACCCGAAGCCATTCAAATAGAGCTTGACCGTAAACAAGCGATAGCGACCGTTTTACAACAATCGGTTCAACATGACATAGTGGTGATTGCCGGTAAAGGACATGAGGATTACCAAGAGGTTAAGGGTGTGAGAACACCGTTTAGTGATGCATCGGTCGTTGAACAGTGGCTAACATTGGCTAAAAACCGTTAA
- a CDS encoding UDP-N-acetylmuramoyl-tripeptide--D-alanyl-D-alanine ligase, which yields MNMNSQSSKLLNGAESAEAMVASFQAQINDSTKDFSTKDMTMFAWTLEQLRESTDGEFIGPVSEADTIRFTSISTDTRTLQPGALYIAIKGDNFDGHTFIEQAVQQGAVAVLVSETVESIVPGVEVDDTRIALGQFARWHRQQMPVKTLVAVTGSNGKTTTKTLLNSLFSQVGNTLATEGNLNNDFGVPRTLLNIRPEHEFAIIEMGANHPHEIAYLTALALPDIAMINNASGAHLEGFGSLQGVINTKGEIFQGLNQIPGRNPGIAVINTDSPGFTDWQQRLQKLAVTKVVTFGSKASAQFRVEHFKTLDSVASGIEFELDFSDQKHLVTMPVLGFHNAMNAAACVAVAISAGLSWQQILPGLVSFSGVSGRLQKTAINNGWLIDDSYNANPESVKAGIDALCSLPGQAVVCLGAMAEIGVGSAQAHREIAEYARDRGVYRLFVYGEAAKNMPDAFGENSQFFNTHEAMAQTVVATITSAAESQQKMNVLVKGSRSAKMEKVSQAILNALLA from the coding sequence ATGAATATGAACTCGCAATCATCAAAATTATTAAATGGGGCTGAAAGCGCCGAAGCGATGGTCGCTTCTTTTCAAGCACAAATCAACGATTCCACAAAGGATTTCTCAACCAAGGATATGACCATGTTTGCATGGACTTTAGAGCAACTTAGAGAGAGTACCGATGGTGAATTTATCGGCCCGGTGAGTGAGGCCGACACGATCAGGTTTACTTCAATCAGCACCGATACCCGGACCTTACAGCCCGGTGCTTTGTATATCGCCATTAAAGGTGATAATTTTGATGGGCATACATTTATTGAGCAGGCTGTCCAGCAGGGGGCTGTTGCGGTGTTGGTTTCCGAAACGGTTGAATCCATCGTCCCGGGGGTTGAGGTGGATGATACCCGTATTGCTTTAGGGCAGTTTGCGCGCTGGCATCGACAACAAATGCCAGTGAAGACTTTGGTGGCGGTTACCGGTAGTAATGGTAAAACCACAACCAAGACCTTGTTGAACAGTCTATTTTCGCAAGTCGGCAATACCTTGGCCACAGAAGGTAATTTAAATAATGATTTCGGTGTGCCAAGAACGCTATTGAACATCAGGCCAGAACACGAATTTGCGATTATCGAAATGGGGGCAAACCATCCTCATGAGATCGCCTATTTGACGGCGTTGGCCCTACCCGATATTGCGATGATCAATAATGCCTCCGGAGCGCATTTGGAAGGATTTGGCAGTCTGCAGGGCGTGATTAATACCAAGGGGGAGATTTTTCAAGGGTTGAATCAGATTCCAGGCCGAAACCCTGGGATTGCGGTTATTAATACCGATTCTCCCGGTTTTACCGATTGGCAACAGCGACTACAAAAACTGGCGGTTACCAAGGTGGTGACTTTTGGTAGTAAAGCATCCGCTCAGTTTAGGGTAGAGCATTTTAAAACACTGGATTCAGTGGCATCGGGTATTGAGTTTGAACTTGATTTTTCTGACCAGAAACATCTCGTCACCATGCCTGTTTTAGGGTTTCATAATGCCATGAATGCGGCTGCTTGTGTGGCGGTTGCTATTTCAGCAGGTTTGAGTTGGCAACAAATCTTACCAGGCCTGGTGAGTTTTTCTGGCGTTTCTGGAAGGCTGCAAAAAACTGCAATAAATAATGGCTGGTTAATTGATGACAGTTATAATGCCAATCCAGAATCGGTTAAGGCTGGAATAGATGCTTTATGTTCTTTACCCGGCCAAGCTGTTGTGTGTTTAGGCGCCATGGCCGAGATCGGTGTCGGGAGCGCCCAAGCTCATCGGGAGATTGCCGAGTATGCACGCGACCGGGGTGTTTATAGGCTTTTTGTCTATGGTGAGGCGGCAAAAAATATGCCTGATGCATTTGGCGAGAATAGCCAGTTTTTCAATACTCATGAAGCGATGGCACAGACAGTGGTCGCTACCATTACCTCGGCTGCGGAAAGTCAGCAAAAAATGAATGTGTTGGTGAAGGGTTCCAGGAGCGCCAAAATGGAAAAGGTTTCCCAGGCGATACTGAATGCGTTGCTGGCGTAA